From the genome of Bordetella sp. H567, one region includes:
- a CDS encoding LysE/ArgO family amino acid transporter, with protein sequence MNATFSFFLPWASGLGTGLGLFAAVGAQSAFILRQGLQRAHVGSVLAVCAAADALCIALSVLAWRTLSDQAAWIMPAMAWSGAAFLAIYAARAAHRAWFAGDVLVPAREVAATRRAAVLAALGFTLINPHFWLDIILVGSLAQAFGRNAAAYAAGAITASALWLLVLGGGARLLRPLFRDPRAWRVLDGGVAVIMGALACRLLARVL encoded by the coding sequence ATGAACGCCACCTTCTCCTTCTTCCTGCCCTGGGCGTCCGGCCTGGGTACCGGCCTTGGCCTGTTCGCCGCGGTGGGCGCGCAAAGCGCCTTCATCCTGCGCCAGGGCTTGCAGCGCGCCCACGTCGGCAGCGTGCTGGCCGTGTGCGCGGCGGCCGATGCCCTATGTATCGCGCTGAGCGTGCTGGCGTGGCGCACGCTGTCGGACCAGGCGGCGTGGATCATGCCCGCCATGGCCTGGTCCGGCGCCGCGTTCCTGGCGATCTACGCGGCGCGTGCGGCCCATCGCGCCTGGTTCGCCGGCGATGTCCTGGTGCCCGCGCGCGAGGTCGCGGCGACGCGCCGTGCCGCCGTGCTGGCGGCGCTGGGCTTCACGCTGATCAACCCGCACTTCTGGCTGGACATCATCCTGGTCGGGTCTCTCGCGCAGGCCTTCGGCCGCAACGCGGCGGCCTACGCCGCGGGCGCCATCACGGCCAGTGCGCTGTGGCTGCTGGTCCTGGGCGGCGGCGCGCGGCTGTTGCGGCCGCTGTTTCGCGACCCGCGCGCATGGCGCGTGCTGGACGGCGGCGTCGCCGTCATCATGGGTGCGCTTGCATGCAGGCTGCTGGCGCGCGTGTTGTGA
- a CDS encoding LysR family transcriptional regulator ArgP, translating to MNLDHAQLRALAAVVREGSFERAAAALHVTPSAVSQRIKALEDRVGRLLVQRTTPTAATADGRVLVQLAEHAALLEHDALNRLGVAEDTPRAMLPIAVNHDSLETWFMDAAVAFAGRTGATLDLRAEDQDHTAELLRGGAVMGAVTTLAEPVQGCRLHALGSMRYAATCSPEFHARHFADGVDARSLAQAPVLVYNRKDALQGRFARRIMRNAAWQPPVWWLPSARAFVRASLAGLGWTMNPLSLVQAELDAGRLVLLRARAFEDTPLYWQHWRVASDTMAALTDAVLAAARGLIRRRAA from the coding sequence ATGAACCTCGACCATGCCCAGTTGCGTGCCTTGGCCGCCGTCGTGCGCGAAGGCAGTTTCGAGCGCGCCGCGGCCGCCCTGCACGTCACGCCGTCCGCCGTGTCCCAACGCATCAAGGCCCTGGAGGACCGCGTCGGGCGCCTGCTGGTGCAGCGGACCACGCCCACCGCTGCCACGGCCGATGGGCGGGTTCTCGTCCAATTGGCGGAACACGCCGCGCTGCTGGAACACGATGCCTTGAACCGCCTGGGCGTGGCCGAGGACACGCCGCGGGCCATGCTGCCCATCGCGGTCAACCATGACAGCCTGGAAACCTGGTTCATGGACGCGGCGGTGGCCTTCGCCGGACGCACCGGCGCCACGCTCGATCTGCGCGCGGAAGACCAGGACCATACGGCCGAACTGCTGCGCGGGGGCGCCGTGATGGGCGCGGTCACGACGCTGGCCGAGCCGGTGCAGGGATGCCGGCTGCATGCGCTGGGCAGCATGCGCTACGCCGCGACGTGCAGTCCGGAATTCCACGCGCGCCATTTCGCCGACGGCGTCGACGCCCGATCCCTGGCACAGGCGCCCGTGCTGGTCTACAACCGCAAGGACGCGCTGCAGGGCCGCTTCGCGCGGCGCATCATGCGCAATGCCGCGTGGCAGCCACCGGTATGGTGGCTGCCCTCCGCGCGGGCCTTTGTCCGCGCCTCGCTGGCCGGACTGGGCTGGACCATGAATCCGTTGTCGCTGGTCCAGGCCGAGTTGGACGCCGGGCGGCTGGTGCTGCTGCGGGCGCGCGCCTTTGAGGACACGCCCTTGTACTGGCAGCATTGGCGCGTGGCGTCGGACACCATGGCGGCGCTGACCGATGCGGTACTGGCGGCCGCACGCGGGCTGATACGGCGGCGCGCGGCGTGA
- a CDS encoding copper chaperone PCu(A)C, with translation MLFSRLALAATVLALHGTAMAHDYKIRDIEIDDAWVRATAPGQPAGGGYMEIENDGTTPDQLIRIKSDASERVSIHQTVTSNGVATMREVDGGVAVPAKGEVKFTPGGYHIMFEKLKAPFKEGMEIPATLTFQRAGDVQIVFKVKPLTYKAPATGEHMDHGGNMGNMGGMGGHMSH, from the coding sequence ATGCTGTTTTCCCGCCTGGCCCTCGCCGCCACCGTACTGGCCCTGCACGGCACCGCGATGGCGCATGACTACAAGATCCGCGACATTGAAATCGACGATGCCTGGGTGCGCGCCACCGCGCCGGGCCAGCCGGCCGGCGGCGGCTATATGGAAATCGAAAACGACGGCACCACGCCGGACCAGCTGATCCGCATCAAGTCCGACGCCTCGGAAAGGGTCAGCATCCACCAGACCGTCACCAGCAATGGCGTGGCGACCATGCGCGAGGTCGATGGCGGCGTCGCCGTGCCGGCCAAGGGCGAAGTCAAGTTCACGCCCGGCGGCTATCACATCATGTTCGAAAAGCTGAAGGCCCCCTTCAAGGAAGGCATGGAAATCCCCGCCACGCTGACCTTCCAGCGAGCAGGCGACGTGCAGATCGTATTCAAGGTAAAGCCGCTGACCTACAAGGCGCCGGCCACGGGCGAGCACATGGATCACGGCGGCAACATGGGCAATATGGGTGGAATGGGCGGCCACATGTCGCACTAG
- a CDS encoding Bug family tripartite tricarboxylate transporter substrate binding protein, whose amino-acid sequence MHAILRRAAMMAALGAAAVTSAYGQNWPTQPIRWIVPYPAGGGSDVVARTVASSLEKSLGQTIVVENRPGAGTIIGATAIAQAAPNGDMVGTADSGTLAYNPSLYAKLSYDPAKFTYIGGLAKLPLLLAVNANSPYKTVADVLAAARATPGKLTVASAGSGSPHHLALELFKQRAGVDMLHVPYKGAAPAIQDLLGGQVDMMFIDLAAGLPNVKAGKLRVLAAATPQRLALLPDVPTMAEQGVTDFTAYAWQGVVGPAGLPDGVVKKLSADLQKTLAQPEVAGKLQDMGVIPMPMPPAEFKAYAEQERAMWAGVIKKANIKLE is encoded by the coding sequence ATGCACGCAATCCTGAGGCGCGCGGCCATGATGGCTGCGCTGGGCGCCGCCGCCGTCACGTCCGCGTACGGGCAGAACTGGCCGACGCAACCCATACGGTGGATCGTGCCCTATCCCGCCGGCGGCGGTTCCGACGTCGTCGCGCGCACGGTCGCCAGTTCGCTGGAAAAGTCCCTGGGCCAGACCATCGTCGTGGAAAACCGGCCCGGTGCCGGCACCATCATCGGCGCGACGGCCATCGCCCAGGCCGCCCCCAACGGCGACATGGTGGGCACGGCCGACTCCGGCACCCTGGCCTACAACCCTTCCTTGTATGCCAAGCTGTCCTATGACCCCGCCAAGTTCACATACATCGGCGGCCTGGCCAAGCTGCCTTTGCTGTTGGCCGTGAATGCGAATTCACCCTACAAGACCGTCGCGGACGTGCTGGCTGCCGCGCGGGCCACGCCGGGCAAGCTGACGGTCGCTTCCGCCGGTTCCGGTTCGCCGCACCACCTGGCGCTGGAGCTATTCAAGCAGCGCGCCGGTGTCGATATGCTGCACGTGCCCTACAAGGGCGCGGCGCCGGCCATCCAGGACCTGCTCGGCGGCCAGGTGGACATGATGTTCATCGATCTTGCCGCCGGCCTGCCCAACGTCAAGGCGGGCAAACTGCGCGTGCTGGCCGCGGCCACGCCGCAGCGGCTTGCATTGCTGCCCGACGTGCCCACCATGGCCGAGCAGGGCGTGACGGACTTCACCGCCTACGCCTGGCAGGGCGTCGTGGGGCCGGCGGGGCTGCCGGATGGGGTGGTGAAAAAGCTCAGCGCCGATTTGCAGAAGACGCTGGCGCAGCCCGAAGTGGCCGGCAAGCTGCAGGACATGGGCGTGATCCCCATGCCCATGCCGCCCGCGGAATTCAAGGCCTATGCCGAGCAGGAACGCGCGATGTGGGCGGGCGTGATCAAGAAGGCCAATATCAAGCTCGAGTAG
- a CDS encoding YggS family pyridoxal phosphate-dependent enzyme, with product MPTSDTFATRLAELQSRIAAACDRASRDPGEVALLPVSKTFGADRIRAAAGLGLRRFGESKMQEIRDKAAALADCPIDWVVIGHLQTNKAKDAARLAAEVQSLDRLDLAQALDRRLQQEGRTLDVLVQVKTSDEPSKYGLDPAGLPAFVRTLARDYAGLRVRGLMTLAVNSADPEAVRACFRALRGWRDRLRDEAIEGVDMTRLSMGMSGDFELAIEEGSTEVRIGSALFGARDYGASEV from the coding sequence ATGCCGACCTCTGACACTTTCGCAACGCGCCTGGCCGAGCTGCAATCCCGCATTGCCGCTGCCTGCGACCGTGCCAGCCGCGACCCCGGCGAGGTTGCCCTGCTGCCGGTCAGCAAGACGTTCGGCGCCGACCGCATCCGCGCGGCCGCCGGGCTGGGGCTGCGCCGCTTCGGCGAAAGCAAGATGCAGGAGATCCGCGACAAGGCCGCCGCGCTGGCCGATTGCCCCATCGATTGGGTGGTGATCGGCCATCTGCAGACCAACAAAGCCAAGGACGCCGCGCGGCTGGCCGCCGAAGTGCAGTCGCTGGACCGCCTGGACCTGGCGCAGGCGCTGGACCGGCGCCTGCAGCAGGAGGGGCGGACGCTGGATGTGCTGGTGCAGGTCAAGACCTCCGACGAGCCCAGCAAATACGGCCTGGATCCGGCCGGATTGCCGGCCTTCGTCCGCACCCTGGCGCGCGACTATGCCGGCCTGCGCGTACGCGGCCTGATGACGCTGGCGGTCAATTCGGCCGATCCCGAAGCGGTCCGCGCCTGCTTTCGCGCCCTGCGCGGCTGGCGCGACCGGCTGCGCGACGAAGCGATCGAAGGCGTCGACATGACGCGGCTGTCCATGGGCATGAGCGGCGATTTCGAACTGGCCATCGAGGAAGGGTCGACGGAGGTACGCATCGGCAGCGCGCTGTTCGGCGCGCGCGACTACGGCGCCTCCGAGGTCTGA
- a CDS encoding aminotransferase-like domain-containing protein, translated as MSPPSVPDYAFAAPFRVPATSPIRSLAVYANRPGTISMSGGYPATELFDVEGLNAASAKVGARLSSCLQYSNIDGQASLRAQLARLSEERGIRCDPDTELAVTGGSQQSLALLGRVMLQPGDAAIIESPCFPNSRQALHYTGATLHTAPSGPDGVDVDALEELVQRVKPKLVSVVATFSNPCGATLSLERRRRLVELAARHRFLLVEDDPYGELRFEGVTIPPLLALAEGEARDWVVYISSMSKTMAPALRIGWMIAPAEVRRRCVSAKASDDMASSAWIQEIVAQYVEDGRYHVHVPRIRAAYAARAAALAQALTKELGEQVTFRKPQGGMFCWARLNGDIDSTRLLPYAIEHEVVYVPGKAFYIDPAQADMQAMRLSFATMNEEQIRTGIVRLRQALQACAEGKAVTVALPA; from the coding sequence ATGTCGCCCCCTTCCGTGCCCGACTACGCGTTCGCGGCGCCCTTCCGTGTCCCCGCCACGTCCCCCATCCGCTCGCTGGCAGTCTACGCGAACCGCCCCGGCACGATCAGCATGTCGGGCGGCTATCCCGCCACGGAATTATTCGACGTGGAAGGCCTGAACGCCGCGTCGGCCAAGGTGGGCGCGCGGCTGTCCAGCTGCCTGCAGTACTCGAATATCGACGGCCAGGCGTCCTTGCGCGCGCAGCTGGCCCGGCTTTCGGAGGAACGCGGCATACGCTGCGATCCCGATACCGAACTGGCCGTGACCGGCGGTTCGCAGCAATCGTTGGCGCTGCTGGGCCGTGTGATGCTGCAGCCGGGCGATGCCGCCATCATCGAAAGCCCCTGCTTTCCGAATTCGCGCCAGGCCCTGCACTACACCGGCGCCACCCTGCACACGGCGCCGTCCGGACCGGACGGCGTGGACGTCGACGCGCTGGAGGAACTGGTCCAGCGGGTCAAGCCCAAGCTGGTCAGCGTGGTCGCCACCTTCTCCAATCCCTGCGGGGCCACCTTGAGTCTCGAACGGCGCCGGCGCCTGGTTGAACTGGCGGCACGGCATCGTTTCCTGCTGGTGGAGGACGACCCCTACGGCGAACTGCGCTTCGAAGGCGTAACCATTCCGCCGCTGCTGGCCCTGGCCGAGGGCGAGGCGCGCGATTGGGTGGTGTATATCTCCAGCATGTCCAAGACCATGGCGCCGGCGCTGCGCATCGGCTGGATGATCGCGCCGGCCGAGGTGCGACGGCGCTGCGTCAGCGCCAAGGCGTCCGACGATATGGCGTCGTCGGCGTGGATACAGGAAATCGTCGCGCAATACGTCGAGGACGGCCGCTATCACGTCCATGTGCCGCGCATCCGCGCCGCCTACGCCGCGCGTGCCGCCGCCCTGGCCCAGGCTCTGACGAAGGAACTGGGCGAGCAGGTGACCTTCCGCAAGCCGCAGGGCGGCATGTTCTGCTGGGCGCGCCTGAACGGCGACATCGACAGCACACGACTCCTGCCTTACGCCATCGAACACGAAGTGGTTTATGTTCCCGGCAAGGCGTTCTATATCGACCCCGCCCAGGCCGACATGCAGGCGATGCGGCTGTCCTTCGCCACGATGAACGAAGAACAGATCCGCACCGGCATCGTGCGTCTGCGCCAGGCGCTGCAAGCCTGTGCCGAGGGCAAGGCCGTGACAGTGGCCCTGCCGGCATAG
- a CDS encoding S8 family serine peptidase: MQATFSLLSPVATNDGVAGSVPVSDGRDGPALALDGAASHAARQFENAEASRPDVPSAPSTDDPPLDAIGNAPLKGRDPLYRYQWHLKNRGQHAIARDRPTPGVDLNIGNLHRTGVTGKGVVVGVSEPRMATIHAGHEDLADNMVLPARDYRPGSDWKPSSHATSVAGIIAAVGGNGKGGRGVAPEAKILDLGRFEARMHPRPALINESFGAKQNMFDPYRKRKVFKDAQQDASLIVRAAGNEFMEGGPGRRAKAGANDARPDVGYMSANTDVRASRWNVVNVGAVNAEGRKSSYSRTGSSLWVSGLGGEFGREKGGYVSRYDKHMPDNAIHGAAIIAPDVTDCSWGWEYSDNPGPDRFINGMATGAPSELNPDCRYTGLFNGTSAAAPTVTGVAALMLQVNPALTWRDIKYLLAITARKVDAERQPIQWEGMTLEDGWVVNAAKRPFSNWYGFGLVDAKRAVDAARDFRGLAPAIDSGWQRTTGKPVPIPYRDESAGYSAMRFERDMRVEAVQIRLQTTHKTPRNLRIALVSPSGTRSIVLPPLTGLTRFSHNFESTDGSHVKEFFSINRVATNAFLDENAKGKWKLQVVDVRDPRADQASLLSWDLQVLGH, encoded by the coding sequence ATGCAAGCGACTTTCTCCCTACTTTCCCCCGTGGCGACGAACGACGGCGTCGCTGGATCGGTGCCCGTTTCGGATGGCCGAGACGGCCCGGCGCTTGCCCTGGATGGCGCGGCCTCGCATGCCGCGCGGCAATTCGAGAACGCGGAGGCGTCCCGGCCGGACGTGCCGTCCGCCCCGTCGACGGACGACCCGCCGCTGGATGCGATCGGCAATGCGCCGCTCAAGGGACGCGATCCGCTCTATCGGTATCAGTGGCATTTGAAGAACAGAGGCCAGCACGCAATTGCGCGGGACAGGCCCACGCCCGGCGTCGACCTGAACATCGGCAACCTGCACCGCACCGGCGTCACCGGTAAAGGCGTCGTCGTGGGCGTGAGCGAGCCCCGGATGGCGACCATCCATGCCGGCCATGAAGACCTGGCCGACAACATGGTGCTGCCCGCCCGTGATTACCGGCCCGGATCAGACTGGAAACCGTCCTCGCATGCGACCAGCGTCGCGGGCATCATCGCGGCGGTAGGCGGCAATGGAAAAGGAGGCCGCGGTGTCGCGCCAGAGGCCAAGATCCTGGACCTGGGAAGATTCGAAGCCCGGATGCATCCTCGTCCAGCGCTGATCAACGAGAGCTTCGGCGCCAAGCAGAATATGTTCGACCCCTATCGCAAGCGTAAGGTCTTCAAGGATGCCCAACAGGATGCTTCCCTGATCGTGCGAGCCGCGGGGAACGAATTCATGGAAGGCGGCCCGGGACGGCGCGCCAAGGCCGGCGCGAACGACGCCCGGCCCGACGTAGGGTACATGTCCGCCAACACGGACGTCCGGGCTTCCCGCTGGAATGTGGTCAACGTGGGCGCGGTGAACGCGGAAGGCCGGAAGTCCTCCTACTCGCGGACAGGCTCCTCGCTTTGGGTCTCCGGACTGGGCGGGGAGTTCGGCCGGGAGAAGGGCGGTTATGTTTCGCGATACGACAAGCACATGCCGGACAACGCAATCCACGGGGCGGCGATCATCGCGCCGGATGTCACGGACTGCAGCTGGGGCTGGGAATACTCGGATAACCCGGGACCGGACAGGTTCATCAATGGGATGGCGACCGGCGCGCCGTCCGAGCTGAATCCCGACTGCCGCTATACGGGCCTGTTCAATGGCACATCCGCGGCCGCGCCCACCGTTACCGGCGTGGCGGCATTGATGCTGCAGGTCAATCCCGCGCTGACGTGGCGCGACATCAAGTACCTGCTGGCCATTACGGCACGCAAAGTGGACGCCGAACGCCAACCCATACAGTGGGAAGGCATGACGCTGGAGGATGGCTGGGTCGTCAATGCCGCCAAGCGCCCGTTCAGCAACTGGTACGGCTTCGGCCTGGTGGACGCCAAGCGCGCCGTGGACGCCGCGCGCGACTTCCGCGGGCTTGCGCCCGCCATCGATTCCGGTTGGCAGCGCACCACCGGCAAGCCCGTGCCCATCCCTTATCGCGATGAAAGCGCCGGCTATTCGGCGATGCGCTTCGAGCGCGACATGCGCGTGGAGGCGGTGCAGATCCGCTTGCAGACCACCCACAAAACACCGCGCAATCTCCGTATCGCCCTGGTATCTCCTTCGGGCACGCGCAGCATCGTCCTGCCGCCGCTGACCGGACTCACGCGCTTCTCGCACAACTTCGAGTCGACCGACGGGTCCCACGTGAAGGAATTTTTTTCGATCAACCGGGTAGCCACCAATGCCTTCCTGGACGAGAACGCCAAGGGCAAATGGAAGCTCCAGGTCGTCGATGTCCGGGATCCTCGCGCCGACCAGGCTTCCCTGTTGTCCTGGGATCTGCAGGTATTGGGGCATTGA
- a CDS encoding four-carbon acid sugar kinase family protein — protein MPIGTTKGEAAHHGDRPPRVRLAYYGDDFTGSTDTLATVVSAGWRAALFLDVPTADDLACFGPLDCVGVAGTARAMSPVEMDQALPRVLRGLAATGADVVHYKTCSTFDSAPHIGSIGHAVAIAWRELGTRPAYIVGGQPNLGRYCIFANLYARAGQGGQVYRLDRHPTMSRHPVTPMDEADLRVHLARQGLAGVASFDTEMLAQDESARVARLDALIGAGAPAVLFDVARTADLRRIGALLWHRQAMGQGPLLTVGPTGAVQALLAADTADMAGAGSDGSIAPAAASAPGGLPAAGRPVSQTFIIAGSRSPITARQVAAAEQAGFVSLVLDAAAMAGRDGDYAQALANRIVQALREGRSVVAHSTSSDDSGASRPGFTRALAEACGRLMTDVLARHPLARAGFAGGDTSSLAVQSWGARALTFAYAPSPGVAVCRVHAPGHSADQVELMLKGGQMGPPGLFVELLADAG, from the coding sequence ATGCCGATAGGCACGACGAAAGGCGAGGCGGCGCACCACGGCGATAGGCCGCCGCGCGTACGGCTGGCCTATTACGGAGACGACTTCACCGGATCCACCGACACGCTGGCGACGGTGGTGTCGGCCGGCTGGCGCGCGGCGCTGTTCCTGGATGTCCCCACGGCCGACGACCTGGCCTGTTTCGGTCCCCTGGATTGCGTCGGCGTGGCCGGCACGGCGCGCGCCATGTCGCCCGTCGAAATGGACCAGGCGCTGCCGCGGGTCTTGCGCGGCCTGGCGGCCACGGGAGCGGATGTCGTCCACTACAAGACCTGCTCGACCTTCGACAGCGCACCCCACATCGGCAGCATCGGCCATGCGGTCGCCATCGCCTGGCGTGAACTCGGGACGCGGCCGGCCTATATCGTCGGCGGGCAGCCCAACCTGGGGCGCTACTGCATCTTCGCCAATCTGTACGCTCGCGCCGGCCAGGGTGGACAGGTGTATCGCCTGGACCGTCATCCCACGATGAGCCGGCATCCCGTCACGCCCATGGACGAAGCCGACCTGCGCGTGCACCTGGCACGGCAAGGGCTGGCGGGCGTGGCGTCCTTCGATACGGAGATGCTGGCGCAGGACGAGTCGGCCCGCGTGGCCCGACTGGATGCGCTGATCGGCGCCGGCGCGCCGGCCGTGCTGTTCGACGTGGCGCGCACGGCGGACCTGCGGCGCATCGGCGCCTTGCTATGGCATCGGCAAGCCATGGGCCAGGGGCCCTTGCTGACCGTGGGGCCGACAGGCGCGGTGCAGGCCCTGCTGGCGGCCGACACGGCCGACATGGCCGGCGCGGGGTCGGACGGGTCCATCGCGCCGGCGGCCGCCTCGGCCCCCGGCGGCTTACCGGCCGCCGGGCGTCCGGTAAGCCAGACCTTCATCATCGCCGGCAGCCGCTCTCCCATCACGGCCCGGCAGGTCGCCGCGGCGGAGCAGGCCGGTTTCGTCTCCCTGGTCCTGGATGCGGCGGCCATGGCCGGGCGCGATGGCGATTACGCCCAGGCGCTGGCGAACCGCATCGTCCAGGCGCTGCGCGAGGGCCGCAGCGTGGTGGCGCACAGCACATCGAGCGACGACAGCGGCGCTTCGCGGCCGGGCTTTACCCGTGCGCTGGCCGAGGCCTGCGGCCGCCTGATGACGGACGTGCTGGCACGGCATCCCTTGGCGCGGGCCGGCTTTGCCGGTGGAGATACGTCCAGCCTGGCGGTGCAATCCTGGGGCGCGCGGGCGCTGACCTTCGCCTACGCGCCCAGTCCTGGCGTGGCCGTCTGCCGCGTCCACGCGCCAGGGCATTCCGCCGATCAGGTGGAATTGATGCTCAAAGGCGGGCAAATGGGGCCCCCCGGTTTGTTCGTCGAGCTGCTCGCCGACGCAGGATGA
- a CDS encoding ribulose-bisphosphate carboxylase large subunit family protein — translation MTDTQRRDFRATYFIETPFPLEQAAEVLAGEQSSGTFVRVAGETDDLRRRSRAIVQSIEQTGVADTPSLPNAFLARRGVQGPFRQAVITVSFPVDNVGANLPTLAATVGGNIYDLGEMTGVKLLALDLPADYVRLFDAPRHGVDGTRALAGRRDGPILGTIIKPNVGMTPEETARVVAGLCEAGVDFIKDDECMANPPHSPLARRVEAVMRVINDHAQRTGRKVMYAFNISDDLDAMRGHAARVEAAGGTCVMASLNWCGYSAIQALRRTTPLAIHGHRNGMAMMSRHPALGIAFPAYQALWRLAGVDQLHVNGLGGKFYESDESVIASARACLAPMAGGDAVMPVFSSGQWAGTVPATFAGLGSDDLIFLSGGGILGHPDGAAAGVQSIRDAWDAARAGVPLPDFARDRPALARALAFYG, via the coding sequence ATGACGGACACCCAGCGGCGCGATTTCCGCGCCACGTATTTCATCGAAACTCCCTTTCCGCTGGAACAGGCCGCCGAGGTCCTGGCGGGCGAGCAGTCCAGCGGCACCTTCGTGCGGGTGGCCGGCGAAACCGACGACCTGCGCCGCCGTTCGCGCGCCATCGTCCAGTCCATCGAGCAGACCGGCGTCGCCGATACGCCCAGCCTGCCCAATGCCTTCCTGGCGCGGCGTGGCGTGCAGGGACCCTTCCGGCAGGCTGTCATCACGGTGTCCTTTCCGGTGGACAACGTGGGCGCGAACCTGCCGACGCTGGCGGCCACGGTGGGCGGCAATATCTACGACCTGGGCGAGATGACCGGCGTCAAGCTGCTTGCGCTGGATCTGCCGGCGGACTACGTCCGGCTGTTCGACGCACCGCGCCACGGGGTGGACGGAACGCGGGCGCTGGCCGGCCGCCGGGATGGTCCCATACTGGGGACCATCATCAAGCCCAACGTCGGCATGACGCCCGAGGAAACGGCCCGCGTGGTGGCCGGCCTGTGCGAGGCCGGCGTGGATTTCATCAAGGACGACGAATGCATGGCCAACCCGCCGCATTCGCCGCTGGCGCGGCGAGTAGAGGCCGTCATGCGGGTGATCAACGACCATGCCCAGCGCACGGGGCGCAAGGTCATGTACGCCTTCAATATCTCGGACGACCTGGACGCCATGCGCGGCCACGCCGCGCGCGTGGAAGCCGCCGGCGGCACCTGTGTCATGGCCAGCCTGAACTGGTGCGGCTACAGCGCCATCCAGGCCTTGCGACGCACCACGCCGCTGGCCATCCACGGCCATCGCAACGGCATGGCGATGATGTCGCGGCATCCCGCGCTGGGCATCGCCTTTCCGGCCTACCAGGCACTGTGGCGCCTGGCCGGCGTGGACCAGCTGCATGTCAACGGACTGGGCGGCAAGTTCTACGAAAGCGACGAGAGCGTCATCGCATCTGCGCGCGCCTGCCTGGCGCCCATGGCGGGCGGCGATGCCGTCATGCCGGTGTTTTCCTCGGGGCAGTGGGCCGGCACCGTGCCGGCCACCTTCGCCGGGCTGGGCAGCGACGACCTGATATTCCTGTCGGGCGGCGGTATCCTGGGCCATCCCGACGGCGCCGCCGCGGGCGTGCAGAGCATCCGCGACGCCTGGGACGCCGCGCGTGCCGGCGTGCCCCTGCCGGACTTCGCGCGCGATCGCCCCGCGCTGGCGCGGGCCCTGGCTTTCTATGGTTGA
- a CDS encoding VOC family protein translates to MSRLFGEVRQAGYVVRDIHKEMRHWSETLGIGPWFYADRVPVRNFMYRGQPSPIEVSVALANSGPLQIELIQQRNDAPSMYKAFLDAGHTGLQHLAYWTENFDEDVRRLAQHGLKVGMSGEVGERGRYVYYETETHPGTVIELSEIAGPKGRLFRMIREASIGWDGSDPVRPFPDLSTL, encoded by the coding sequence ATGAGTCGGTTGTTCGGCGAAGTGCGGCAGGCGGGATACGTCGTGCGCGATATCCATAAGGAAATGCGGCATTGGAGCGAGACGCTGGGCATCGGCCCGTGGTTCTACGCCGACCGCGTGCCGGTCAGGAATTTCATGTACCGCGGCCAGCCCTCGCCCATCGAGGTCTCCGTGGCGCTGGCGAATTCCGGGCCGCTGCAGATCGAGCTGATCCAGCAGCGCAACGACGCGCCGTCCATGTACAAGGCCTTCCTGGACGCCGGCCACACCGGCCTGCAGCACCTGGCGTACTGGACGGAAAACTTCGACGAGGACGTGCGCCGCCTGGCGCAGCACGGCTTGAAGGTCGGCATGAGCGGCGAGGTCGGCGAACGCGGCCGCTACGTCTACTACGAAACCGAAACCCATCCCGGCACGGTCATCGAACTGTCCGAAATCGCCGGTCCCAAGGGCCGCCTGTTCCGCATGATCCGCGAGGCGTCCATCGGCTGGGACGGCAGCGATCCCGTGCGCCCCTTTCCTGATCTTTCCACGCTGTAG